A region of Anopheles merus strain MAF chromosome 2R, AmerM5.1, whole genome shotgun sequence DNA encodes the following proteins:
- the LOC121600199 gene encoding ras-associated and pleckstrin homology domains-containing protein 1 isoform X2 — protein sequence MSILDSSWSDFDSASMYSNECSFDISGTPGTTVNPAAATVTAAARLRPKSNTSAERTDSYRFSMANLEETQEAELDAILGELSILEERGDLRHGRSHSRTNSTISAATNTTLSSESGCSSVAADTVCSGGSIASGMGGGVGGGSISLHREPRTDSPDNDSAFSDTVSLMSSESSASSSVSHSHLKHLQAAAVAAASGGMVANSVPTALSGQTIGNNNNNQPDGGKQAKIHLALQKLEQASVRRLFVKAFTADGASKSLLVDETMSCGHVTRLLADKNHVQMEPTWAIVEHLPEHQMERLFEDHEMLVDNLMLWNRDSKNRVLFLQRPDKVALFKTPEAFLPGTQMAPGSEHDEHTRTMLLDEFFNSGSQIALEGPLYMKNDAKKGWKKYHFVLRASGLHYYPKEKTRSAKDLLCLALFAGHEVYRGLGWKKKHKAPSDYTFALRCPKLPAGVKGIRSVKMLCAEDASTMENWITAIRVMKYGKKLLDNHRTLLDDLARDELDKLSSARSSSIGSIVSSVPSQCSTGSSNSSGSGSNHLLVPLSATNGSNANNCTANGNGRLSRASSSSSSGCLSDENNGFDSEFPTGTIKRKPSMKPNLPLTSMTRQLKEVGETTRLKDSPSSVGSGSIGEGGTLTRRHSRRRSEESTGSGTLKRRPMPTQNRGSIESMSSSASTPTPVGSVLNTPVNFEPPPVTILSPSGGHPTIVTPNGGNGGGNVPGATTTIIEPVPSCMTDSTFSLPPPPPPPAADDPMGANFSGSTLSLDSLPPPPPPNELDNSFSGSQLSLASVQLPPPPPPSAAVGGTTAAPAASPSMPTAVQSSPVARADSQQEKRPAANVMPSVAQSIMKLNSHTLPNPAPAAAILKKEPIYSKTLKPSALKAPPYKAPPPYNGGEGGSASGAEVATPPPAPAKSVSFAESPVLLRRKVCFEDEVVMQEVPPSPRRICASYSVGPPAPPPRAEATRLSTTYTSPKRLSESSANPPRDFLKDLQRVMNKKWQVAQKCKLEPATTPHEVLGFRDIHGGGGGSELYSSATPYYRETANVSNWVQEHYGAAPDGLYENLGSNMGMEPNYPIVAANVSAVPAHPHLPPTAGGPMLQGGGGGGSIKKRPPPPPPKRSEKTQLTTTAGQPGPALSQQPLPAHLHHHQQLLAHQYLQQQQQQHQQQQQHQPPHQQRV from the exons TACGACGCTGTCGTCCGAGAGCGGCTGCAGCAGTGTCGCGGCCGATACGGTCTGCAGCGGAGGCAGCATTGCCAGCGGTATGGGTGGAGGCGTCGGCGGTGGCAGCATCAGCCTGCACCGGGAACCGCGCACCGACAGTCCGGATAATGATTCCGCCTTCAGCGACACGGTGTCGCTGATGTCGAGCGAATCGTCCGCCTCCAGCAGTGTAAGCCACTCGCATTTGAAGCACCTACAggcagcggcggtggcggcggcgtcgGGTGGTATGGTTGCCAACAGTGTACCCACAGCATTATCGGGACAAACGatcggcaacaacaacaacaaccagccAGATGGTGGCAAGCAGGCCAAAATTCACCTCGCCCTACAAAAGCTAGAGCAGGCGTCGGTAAGGCGACTGTTCGTGAAGGCGTTCACCGCCGACGGTGCATCCAAGTCACTGCTGGTGGACGAAACGATGAGCTGCGGGCACGTGACGCGCCTGCTGGCCGACAAAAACCACGTGCAGATGGAACCGACCTGGGCCATCGTGGAGCATCTGCCCGAGCACCAGATGGAGCGGCTGTTCGAGGACCACGAGATGCTGGTCGACAACCTGATGCTGTGGAATCGCGACTCGAAGAATCGTGTCCTGTTCCTGCAGCGGCCGGACAAGGTGGCCCTGTTCAAGACGCCGGAAGCGTTCCTGCCCGGCACCCAGATGGCGCCCGGAAGCGAACACGACGAGCATACGAG GACCATGCTGCTGGATGAGTTTTTCAACAGCGGGAGCCAAATTGCCCTCGAGGGGCCCCTGTACATGAAGAACGACGCCAAGAAGGGCTGGAAAAAGTATCACTTCGTGCTGCGCGCGTCCGGGCTGCACTACTATCCGAAGGAAAAGACACGCTCGGCCAAAGATCTGCTCTGTCTGGCACTGTTTGCCGGGCACGAGGTGTACCGGGGGCTGGGCTGGAAGAAGAAGCACAAAGCGCCGTCGGACTACACATTCGCGCTGCGCTGCCCGAAGCTGCCGGCCGGTGTGAAGGGCATACGGTCGGTGAAGATGCTGTGCGCGGAAGATGCGTCGACGATGGAAAACTGGATCACTGCCATACGCGTGATGAAG TATGGCAAGAAGCTGCTCGACAACCACCGGACGCTGCTGGACGATTTGGCCCGGGACGAGCTGGACAAGCTCAGCTCGGCCAGAAGCAGCTCCATCGGAAGCATCGTCTCGTCCGTGCCCTCGCAGTGCAGcacgggcagcagcaacagcagcggcagtGGCAGCAACCATCTACTAGTTCCTCTCAGCGCCACCAACGGCAGCAACGCCAACAACTGCACTGCCAACGGTAACGGGCGGCTCTCGCGAGCGTCCTCCTCCAGCTCGAGCGGCTGCCTGTCGGACGAGAACAACGGGTTCGATTCCGAGTTCCCGACTGGCACGATCAAGCGCAAACCCTCGATGAAACCAAATCTGCCCCTCACCTCGATGACGCGCCAGCTGAAGGAGGTCGGCGAGACGACGCGGCTGAAAGATTCGCCCAGCTCGGTGGGCTCGGGCTCGATCGGCGAGGGCGGCACGCTGACCCGGCGCCACAGTCGGCGAAGAAGCGAGGAGAGCACGGGCAGCGGTACGCTTAAGCGCCGCCCCATGCCGACGCAAAACCGCGGCTCAATCGAAAGCATGAGCTCGTCCGCCTCAACGCCAACGCCGGTCGGCAGTGTGCTGAACACGCCGGTCAACTTTGAACCGCCGCCGGTGACAATCCTGAGCCCCTCGGGGGGCCACCCCACAATCGTAACGCCGAACGGGGGCAATGGTGGTGGTAACGTCCCCGgcgcgacgacgacgatcatTGAACCGGTACCGTCCTGCATGACTGACTCGACGTTTTcgctgccgccaccgccgcccccGCCCGCCGCGGACGACCCGATGGGAGCGAACTTTTCCGGCTCTACCCTGTCGCTCGATTCgctgccaccaccgccacccccGAACGAGCTCGACAACTCATTCAGTGGATCTCAACTGTCGCTCGCGTCCGTGCAATTGCCGCCGCCTCCACCACCGTCCGCGGCCGTTGGTGGTACAACAGCGGCACCAGCAGCCTCCCCCTCCATGCCAACCGCAGTGCAGTCTTCCCCGGTCGCCAGGGCTGACAGCCAGCAGGAAAAGCGGCCGGCAGCGAATGTGATGCCCTCCGTCGCACAGTCCATTATGAAGCTGAACAGCCACACGCTACCAAACCCGGCACCGGCCGCCGCCATCCTGAAGAAGGAACCGATCTACTCGAAGACGCTGAAACCATCCGCCCTGAAGGCACCGCCGTACAAGGCCCCGCCACCGTACAACGGGGGCGAGGGTGGGTCAGCTTCGGGCGCCGAGGTGGCGACACCGCCGCCAGCCCCCGCGAAGAGCGTCTCCTTTGCCGAATCGCCCGTGCTGCTGCGGCGCAAGGTGTGCTTCGAGGACGAGGTAGTAATGCAGGAAGTGCCACCGTCGCCGAGGCGCATCTGCGCCTCGTACAGTGTCGGTCCGCCCGCTCCGCCGCCCCGTGCGGAGGCGACGCGCCTCTCCACCACGTACACGTCGCCGAAGCGGCTGAGCGAATCGAGCGCCAATCCGCCGCGCGACTTCCTGAAAGATCTCCAGCGCGTGATGAACAAGAAGTGGCAGGTGGCGCAAAAGTGCAAGCTCGAACCGGCCACGACCCCGCACGAGGTGCTTGGGTTCCGCGACATCcacggcggtggcggtggcagtgAGCTGTACTCGTCCGCCACGCCCTACTACCGCGAGACGGCCAACGTGAGCAACTGGGTGCAGGAGCACTACGGTGCGGCACCGGACGGGCTGTACGAGAACCTGGGCAGCAACATGGGCATGGAACCGAACTACCCGATCGTGGCAGCGAACGTGTCGGCAGTACCAGCGCACCCGCACCTTCCCCCGACCGCTGGTGGACCCATGTTGCAgggaggcggtggtggtggtagcatAAAGAAGCggccacctccaccaccaccaaagcgCAGCGAAAAAACGCAGCTGACCACCACCGCTGGACAGCCGGGGCCTGCCCTGTCGCAACAGCCCCTGCCAGCTCATCTTCATCACCATCAACAGCTGCTCGCCCATCAatacctgcagcagcagcagcagcagcaccaacagcagcagcaacatcagccgCCCCATCAGCAACGGGTCTGA
- the LOC121600199 gene encoding ras-associated and pleckstrin homology domains-containing protein 1 isoform X1 encodes MAGLSDDPEKLLNEWLGELENLIGSFDISGTPGTTVNPAAATVTAAARLRPKSNTSAERTDSYRFSMANLEETQEAELDAILGELSILEERGDLRHGRSHSRTNSTISAATNTTLSSESGCSSVAADTVCSGGSIASGMGGGVGGGSISLHREPRTDSPDNDSAFSDTVSLMSSESSASSSVSHSHLKHLQAAAVAAASGGMVANSVPTALSGQTIGNNNNNQPDGGKQAKIHLALQKLEQASVRRLFVKAFTADGASKSLLVDETMSCGHVTRLLADKNHVQMEPTWAIVEHLPEHQMERLFEDHEMLVDNLMLWNRDSKNRVLFLQRPDKVALFKTPEAFLPGTQMAPGSEHDEHTRTMLLDEFFNSGSQIALEGPLYMKNDAKKGWKKYHFVLRASGLHYYPKEKTRSAKDLLCLALFAGHEVYRGLGWKKKHKAPSDYTFALRCPKLPAGVKGIRSVKMLCAEDASTMENWITAIRVMKYGKKLLDNHRTLLDDLARDELDKLSSARSSSIGSIVSSVPSQCSTGSSNSSGSGSNHLLVPLSATNGSNANNCTANGNGRLSRASSSSSSGCLSDENNGFDSEFPTGTIKRKPSMKPNLPLTSMTRQLKEVGETTRLKDSPSSVGSGSIGEGGTLTRRHSRRRSEESTGSGTLKRRPMPTQNRGSIESMSSSASTPTPVGSVLNTPVNFEPPPVTILSPSGGHPTIVTPNGGNGGGNVPGATTTIIEPVPSCMTDSTFSLPPPPPPPAADDPMGANFSGSTLSLDSLPPPPPPNELDNSFSGSQLSLASVQLPPPPPPSAAVGGTTAAPAASPSMPTAVQSSPVARADSQQEKRPAANVMPSVAQSIMKLNSHTLPNPAPAAAILKKEPIYSKTLKPSALKAPPYKAPPPYNGGEGGSASGAEVATPPPAPAKSVSFAESPVLLRRKVCFEDEVVMQEVPPSPRRICASYSVGPPAPPPRAEATRLSTTYTSPKRLSESSANPPRDFLKDLQRVMNKKWQVAQKCKLEPATTPHEVLGFRDIHGGGGGSELYSSATPYYRETANVSNWVQEHYGAAPDGLYENLGSNMGMEPNYPIVAANVSAVPAHPHLPPTAGGPMLQGGGGGGSIKKRPPPPPPKRSEKTQLTTTAGQPGPALSQQPLPAHLHHHQQLLAHQYLQQQQQQHQQQQQHQPPHQQRV; translated from the exons TACGACGCTGTCGTCCGAGAGCGGCTGCAGCAGTGTCGCGGCCGATACGGTCTGCAGCGGAGGCAGCATTGCCAGCGGTATGGGTGGAGGCGTCGGCGGTGGCAGCATCAGCCTGCACCGGGAACCGCGCACCGACAGTCCGGATAATGATTCCGCCTTCAGCGACACGGTGTCGCTGATGTCGAGCGAATCGTCCGCCTCCAGCAGTGTAAGCCACTCGCATTTGAAGCACCTACAggcagcggcggtggcggcggcgtcgGGTGGTATGGTTGCCAACAGTGTACCCACAGCATTATCGGGACAAACGatcggcaacaacaacaacaaccagccAGATGGTGGCAAGCAGGCCAAAATTCACCTCGCCCTACAAAAGCTAGAGCAGGCGTCGGTAAGGCGACTGTTCGTGAAGGCGTTCACCGCCGACGGTGCATCCAAGTCACTGCTGGTGGACGAAACGATGAGCTGCGGGCACGTGACGCGCCTGCTGGCCGACAAAAACCACGTGCAGATGGAACCGACCTGGGCCATCGTGGAGCATCTGCCCGAGCACCAGATGGAGCGGCTGTTCGAGGACCACGAGATGCTGGTCGACAACCTGATGCTGTGGAATCGCGACTCGAAGAATCGTGTCCTGTTCCTGCAGCGGCCGGACAAGGTGGCCCTGTTCAAGACGCCGGAAGCGTTCCTGCCCGGCACCCAGATGGCGCCCGGAAGCGAACACGACGAGCATACGAG GACCATGCTGCTGGATGAGTTTTTCAACAGCGGGAGCCAAATTGCCCTCGAGGGGCCCCTGTACATGAAGAACGACGCCAAGAAGGGCTGGAAAAAGTATCACTTCGTGCTGCGCGCGTCCGGGCTGCACTACTATCCGAAGGAAAAGACACGCTCGGCCAAAGATCTGCTCTGTCTGGCACTGTTTGCCGGGCACGAGGTGTACCGGGGGCTGGGCTGGAAGAAGAAGCACAAAGCGCCGTCGGACTACACATTCGCGCTGCGCTGCCCGAAGCTGCCGGCCGGTGTGAAGGGCATACGGTCGGTGAAGATGCTGTGCGCGGAAGATGCGTCGACGATGGAAAACTGGATCACTGCCATACGCGTGATGAAG TATGGCAAGAAGCTGCTCGACAACCACCGGACGCTGCTGGACGATTTGGCCCGGGACGAGCTGGACAAGCTCAGCTCGGCCAGAAGCAGCTCCATCGGAAGCATCGTCTCGTCCGTGCCCTCGCAGTGCAGcacgggcagcagcaacagcagcggcagtGGCAGCAACCATCTACTAGTTCCTCTCAGCGCCACCAACGGCAGCAACGCCAACAACTGCACTGCCAACGGTAACGGGCGGCTCTCGCGAGCGTCCTCCTCCAGCTCGAGCGGCTGCCTGTCGGACGAGAACAACGGGTTCGATTCCGAGTTCCCGACTGGCACGATCAAGCGCAAACCCTCGATGAAACCAAATCTGCCCCTCACCTCGATGACGCGCCAGCTGAAGGAGGTCGGCGAGACGACGCGGCTGAAAGATTCGCCCAGCTCGGTGGGCTCGGGCTCGATCGGCGAGGGCGGCACGCTGACCCGGCGCCACAGTCGGCGAAGAAGCGAGGAGAGCACGGGCAGCGGTACGCTTAAGCGCCGCCCCATGCCGACGCAAAACCGCGGCTCAATCGAAAGCATGAGCTCGTCCGCCTCAACGCCAACGCCGGTCGGCAGTGTGCTGAACACGCCGGTCAACTTTGAACCGCCGCCGGTGACAATCCTGAGCCCCTCGGGGGGCCACCCCACAATCGTAACGCCGAACGGGGGCAATGGTGGTGGTAACGTCCCCGgcgcgacgacgacgatcatTGAACCGGTACCGTCCTGCATGACTGACTCGACGTTTTcgctgccgccaccgccgcccccGCCCGCCGCGGACGACCCGATGGGAGCGAACTTTTCCGGCTCTACCCTGTCGCTCGATTCgctgccaccaccgccacccccGAACGAGCTCGACAACTCATTCAGTGGATCTCAACTGTCGCTCGCGTCCGTGCAATTGCCGCCGCCTCCACCACCGTCCGCGGCCGTTGGTGGTACAACAGCGGCACCAGCAGCCTCCCCCTCCATGCCAACCGCAGTGCAGTCTTCCCCGGTCGCCAGGGCTGACAGCCAGCAGGAAAAGCGGCCGGCAGCGAATGTGATGCCCTCCGTCGCACAGTCCATTATGAAGCTGAACAGCCACACGCTACCAAACCCGGCACCGGCCGCCGCCATCCTGAAGAAGGAACCGATCTACTCGAAGACGCTGAAACCATCCGCCCTGAAGGCACCGCCGTACAAGGCCCCGCCACCGTACAACGGGGGCGAGGGTGGGTCAGCTTCGGGCGCCGAGGTGGCGACACCGCCGCCAGCCCCCGCGAAGAGCGTCTCCTTTGCCGAATCGCCCGTGCTGCTGCGGCGCAAGGTGTGCTTCGAGGACGAGGTAGTAATGCAGGAAGTGCCACCGTCGCCGAGGCGCATCTGCGCCTCGTACAGTGTCGGTCCGCCCGCTCCGCCGCCCCGTGCGGAGGCGACGCGCCTCTCCACCACGTACACGTCGCCGAAGCGGCTGAGCGAATCGAGCGCCAATCCGCCGCGCGACTTCCTGAAAGATCTCCAGCGCGTGATGAACAAGAAGTGGCAGGTGGCGCAAAAGTGCAAGCTCGAACCGGCCACGACCCCGCACGAGGTGCTTGGGTTCCGCGACATCcacggcggtggcggtggcagtgAGCTGTACTCGTCCGCCACGCCCTACTACCGCGAGACGGCCAACGTGAGCAACTGGGTGCAGGAGCACTACGGTGCGGCACCGGACGGGCTGTACGAGAACCTGGGCAGCAACATGGGCATGGAACCGAACTACCCGATCGTGGCAGCGAACGTGTCGGCAGTACCAGCGCACCCGCACCTTCCCCCGACCGCTGGTGGACCCATGTTGCAgggaggcggtggtggtggtagcatAAAGAAGCggccacctccaccaccaccaaagcgCAGCGAAAAAACGCAGCTGACCACCACCGCTGGACAGCCGGGGCCTGCCCTGTCGCAACAGCCCCTGCCAGCTCATCTTCATCACCATCAACAGCTGCTCGCCCATCAatacctgcagcagcagcagcagcagcaccaacagcagcagcaacatcagccgCCCCATCAGCAACGGGTCTGA